Proteins from one Triticum aestivum cultivar Chinese Spring chromosome 7A, IWGSC CS RefSeq v2.1, whole genome shotgun sequence genomic window:
- the LOC123150074 gene encoding U-box domain-containing protein 41, whose product MGAARAWRWKLLPFHSKPPPPPPPSLPATLSPVDKEEDVPREFLCPILGAPMSDPVILPSGRTYERACIQACAELSVSPPGLEGDSPASGGVVPIPNDALGAAIRTWSARSGRAPPAAPSAAAAREAVLRAVPSPRPPGRSSSNLSCSSRASAASTSSSSSRSSSEITAVEQLEMVCAKKTESLRVGEGEEEVGQLTVKAVGGGDEWEVEAAMAALRRATRESAPRRRALCVPQLLAALRRVLLSARHSAAARADATAALANLSLEPENRVPIVRAGAVPALVEVASLGAAAPEACEHAAGALFGLALHEGNRAAIGVLGALPPLLALLTTGDQAPRARRDAGMALLHLSLAAVNQSKLARAPGAAKNLLSISSDSNEPLPIRRLALMVICNVAACTEGRTALMDAGAVATFSVILSDDAHRSELEECCVAALYDMSKGSPRFRGLARAAGADRPLILIAEQADPGVHKDMARKALRAMLGLGDINGGGLHDFSNTERNDDDSGTMASSLPVRRRRAASWGAPPASKLSSSHHWRSVCID is encoded by the coding sequence ATGGGTGCCGCGCGCGCATGGCGCTGGAAGCTTCTGCCCTTCCactccaagccgccgccgccgccgccgccatccctcCCTGCAACCCTGTCCCCGGTGGACAAGGAGGAGGACGTGCCACGGGAGTTCCTGTGCCCGATACTGGGCGCGCCCATGTCCGACCCGGTGATCCTGCCGTCGGGGCGGACGTACGAGCGCGCCTGCATCCAGGCCTGCGCGGAGCTTTCCGTCTCTCCACCTGGCCTGGAGGGAGACTCGCCGGCATCGGGTGGGGTGGTTCCCATACCCAACGACGCGCTCGGGGCGGCCATCCGGACTTGGAGCGCGCGGTCCGGACGCGCGCCGCCTGCGGCCCCTTCCGCCGCGGCGGCACGGGAGGCCGTGCTACGCGCGGTTCCGTCTCCGCGGCCACCAGGCAGGTCGTCTTCTAACTTGTCCTGCTCCTCCAGGGCGTCCGCTGCGTcgacgtcgtcgtcgtcctcccggTCGTCGTCAGAGATAACGGCGGTGGAGCAGCTGGAGATGGTGTGCGCGAAGAAAACGGAGTCATTGCGGGTTGGTGAGGGGGAGGAGGAAGTTGGCCAGTTGACAGTGAAGGCTGTGGGCGGCGGAGATGAGTGGGAGGTGGAGGCAGCGATGGCGGCGCTGCGACGGGCGACGCGGGAAAGCGCGCCGAGGAGGCGGGCGCTCTGCGTGCCGCAGCTGCTCGCTGCGCTCCGTCGCGTGCTGCTGTCCGCGCGTCACTCGGCCGCGGCGCGCGCCGACGCTACCGCTGCTCTGGCCAACCTCTCCCTCGAGCCTGAGAACAGGGTGCCCATCGTCCGCGCGGGTGCCGTGCCGGCGCTCGTCGAGGTTGCCAGCTTGGGTGCTGCCGCCCCGGAGGCGTGCGAGCACGCGGCAGGCGCTCTGTTCGGCCTGGCTCTCCACGAGGGCAACCGCGCCGCCATCGGCGTGCTCggcgccttgcctcctcttctggCACTCCTTACGACGGGCGACCAGGCCCCGCGAGCGCGCCGCGATGCCGGGATGGCTCTGCTCCACCTCTCCCTCGCCGCCGTTAACCAGTCTAAGCTCGCGCGCGCCCCGGGCGCCGCCAAGAACCTGCTCTCCATCTCCTCCGATTCCAACGAGCCGTTGCCCATCCGCAGGCTGGCCCTCATGGTGATCTGCAACGTCGCCGCCTGCACTGAGGGCCGGACAGCGCTCATGGACGCCGGCGCCGTGGCGACGTTCTCCGTCATCCTTTCCGACGACGCTCACAGGTCGGAGCTTGAAGAATGCTGCGTCGCGGCATTGTACGACATGAGCAAGGGAAGCCCGCGGTTCCGGGGGCTCGCCAGAGCGGCCGGCGCCGACCGGCCACTCATCCTCATCGCCGAGCAAGCGGACCCCGGCGTTCACAAGGACATGGCGCGGAAGGCACTGCGAGCAATGCTGGGCCTGGGCGACATCAACGGCGGAGGCCTTCATGATTTCAGCAACACCGAACGCAACGACGATGACAGCGGCACCATGGCGTCGTCcctgccggtccgccgccggcGTGCTGCGAGCTGGGGAGCTCCTCCTGCCTCGAAGCTGTCAAGTTCACACCACTGGCGATCAGTATGCATCGATTAG